Proteins encoded in a region of the Armatimonadota bacterium genome:
- a CDS encoding DUF3131 domain-containing protein: MKRPAPLLLLVSVLALAAKGPATCRQADPLTSGDRAYLRDLARDTWRCIAGLEHPETGLPYDNSDKGEFTSVSNIGFYLSSVAAAERLGFIRHEEAVARLKKTLASVLKLQKWRGFQQCWNSVLTLQPATHDTAISILDSGNLAASLLAVAQMTPEVSEPSRRLFKAMEWKWFYDPAAEALFGGYDTKTGVMNPRWHLSALGTDAELALFLAVASGQAPASIWSKLDTSRESRYGFEYLKPGWQGGGLFMHFISGIWLDNRGTLMEKSAKSFAAAQIEHAKRVGSPVWGWSASDNPAGGYLGWGALIDEVVTPHASVLAIEHFPREVVFNLRAIEKLGARSRGQGFFDAINTKSRLCSKKFLMLDQGMLLLSLTNFLENGAVRAAFQQDPAVQSGRRKIAFFKGR; encoded by the coding sequence GTGAAACGACCTGCGCCGCTGCTGCTCCTCGTGTCCGTGCTCGCGCTCGCGGCGAAGGGCCCCGCGACGTGCAGGCAAGCGGACCCGCTGACTTCCGGGGACAGGGCCTACCTGCGCGATCTGGCCCGCGACACCTGGCGCTGCATCGCGGGGCTGGAACACCCTGAAACGGGCCTGCCCTACGACAACTCGGACAAGGGCGAATTCACCTCCGTCTCGAACATAGGCTTCTACCTTTCCAGCGTCGCCGCGGCAGAACGGCTGGGCTTCATTCGCCATGAAGAGGCCGTTGCGCGCCTCAAGAAGACCCTCGCGAGTGTGCTGAAGCTCCAGAAGTGGCGCGGCTTTCAGCAGTGCTGGAACTCGGTGCTCACGCTCCAGCCCGCAACGCACGACACCGCGATCTCCATCCTCGACAGCGGCAACCTGGCTGCGAGCCTGCTCGCGGTGGCGCAGATGACGCCAGAGGTCAGCGAGCCCAGTCGGCGCTTGTTTAAGGCCATGGAGTGGAAGTGGTTCTACGACCCCGCTGCCGAGGCGCTCTTCGGCGGGTATGACACGAAGACCGGAGTCATGAACCCTCGATGGCATCTGAGCGCTTTGGGCACCGACGCCGAGCTCGCGCTCTTCTTGGCCGTCGCATCCGGTCAGGCGCCGGCGAGCATCTGGAGTAAGCTCGACACCTCCAGAGAGTCCCGTTACGGATTCGAATACCTGAAGCCCGGATGGCAGGGCGGCGGGCTGTTCATGCATTTCATCTCTGGCATTTGGCTGGACAATCGTGGCACCTTGATGGAAAAGTCGGCAAAGAGCTTCGCCGCCGCCCAGATCGAGCACGCGAAGAGGGTCGGCTCCCCGGTCTGGGGCTGGTCCGCCTCCGACAACCCTGCCGGCGGCTACCTTGGATGGGGCGCGCTGATCGACGAGGTCGTCACGCCCCACGCCTCGGTCCTCGCGATCGAGCACTTTCCCAGAGAGGTCGTTTTCAACCTCAGAGCTATCGAGAAACTAGGTGCGCGCAGCCGCGGGCAGGGGTTCTTCGACGCGATCAATACGAAGTCCCGGCTCTGCTCAAAGAAGTTTCTGATGCTCGACCAGGGCATGCTCCTCTTGAGCTTGACGAACTTCCTGGAGAACGGCGCGGTCCGGGCAGCGTTCCAGCAGGACCCCGCGGTCCAGTCGGGTCGCCGCAAGATCGCCTTCTTTAAGGGCCGTTGA
- a CDS encoding radical SAM protein, with the protein MSLQPVLFQPPPMVRPSFKLGPAEVALRNSRQILARGVGRTEAYDFTLNPYVGCQFGCSYCYAAAFVPDEARRQEWGQWVEVKENALQLLRQRRDLAGKTVYLGSATDPYQPVESRTRLTRRILEYLATLNPQPRIVIQTRSPLVTRDIDVLLRFSRLRVNVSVTTDDDEVRRSFEPNAPTIPARLAALRELRAAGLRTGCCLAPLLPVRDVSAFAKTLAELGAERYGVSYLHAPREGFAAGSREAGLKLAQAVGWNLQSYRRTVAQLQERLPELLFGPRVFEPE; encoded by the coding sequence ATGTCTCTGCAGCCGGTGCTCTTCCAGCCGCCGCCGATGGTTCGCCCCAGCTTCAAACTGGGGCCTGCCGAGGTCGCTTTGCGGAATTCGAGGCAAATCCTGGCAAGAGGTGTCGGGCGGACCGAAGCCTACGATTTCACGCTAAACCCCTATGTCGGGTGTCAATTCGGGTGCAGCTACTGCTACGCCGCAGCCTTTGTGCCGGATGAGGCCCGTCGGCAGGAATGGGGACAGTGGGTGGAGGTCAAGGAGAATGCCCTTCAGCTTTTGCGGCAGAGGCGGGACCTCGCCGGCAAGACCGTCTACCTAGGCTCTGCGACCGACCCTTACCAGCCCGTCGAGAGCCGCACACGCCTCACGCGCCGGATTCTCGAGTACCTCGCCACCTTGAACCCTCAGCCGAGGATCGTCATCCAGACCCGCAGCCCTTTGGTGACTCGGGACATCGACGTGCTGCTTCGCTTTAGCAGGCTGCGGGTCAACGTGAGCGTGACCACCGACGACGACGAGGTGCGCCGAAGCTTCGAGCCGAACGCACCGACCATCCCCGCCCGGCTTGCCGCTCTTCGAGAGCTCAGGGCCGCAGGACTCAGGACGGGATGCTGCCTGGCGCCGCTGTTGCCGGTTCGGGATGTCTCGGCTTTCGCCAAGACTCTGGCAGAACTCGGGGCCGAGCGATACGGCGTGAGCTACCTCCATGCTCCGAGGGAGGGTTTCGCCGCCGGGAGTCGGGAAGCCGGGCTCAAACTTGCCCAAGCTGTCGGTTGGAACCTTCAGAGCTACCGGCGAACCGTGGCTCAGCTTCAAGAGCGCCTCCCCGAACTCCTCTTCGGCCCCAGGGTCTTTGAGCCGGAATAA
- a CDS encoding beta-galactosidase, giving the protein MLLTSLIFAMATIPQHTFGWNDTDFLLDGKRFLIRSGEMHHERIPVPYWRHRLKMAKAMGLNTVCAYLFWNHIEPEPGKWNFKGPSDVAAYCRIAHEEGLKVILRPGPYSCAEWEFGGFPYWLLKHEGIQLRTRDPQYLAAVKKYLAAVGKELAPLQWTRGGPIIMVQVENEYGSYGSDKEYIGIVAQDLRDAGFEVPLFTCDGPSQLKNDTRDDLFCAVNFGGNPEPHFKALREIRPKGPLICAEFYPGWFDSWGGKHHTGSVESVVKDLKYMLDHNASFSIYMAHGGTSFGFNSGANCPPFSPQSTSYDYDAPINENGQATPKFHALRELFAKYLLPGETLPPVPTGIAVGSLKPVRLTEFASLAANLPKPKRSPRPLTFEDVNQAYGAVLYRTSLPAGPACRLKVDEIHDYAVVSVDGKRVGVIDRRRGKNTLDLPVRKKPATLDLLIEAMGRVNYGGFIHDKKGLVGSASLVNAGENTPLKGWRMFRLPFDAEHLKTLKFGRSVGRGPGVYRGHLEISEPKDTFLDVRNWNKGMVWVNGHNLGRFWSIGPQQTMYLPGCWLKKGKNEVLVLDYGDKVAKPTVQGLTKPILDEPHPEATNLHRKPGQNLDLTGYLMAASGAFEQGDKPQSFSFAPIQARFVCLKSLGSQAGDPYASCAELYVLGGDGKPLSRAGWKISFADSEESEGEDGSADNLLDDNPKTIWHTQWVSGSPAHPHAVVIDLGKVQTLSGFTYVPRPMQSNGHPPGRIKGFEFYCKE; this is encoded by the coding sequence ATGCTCCTTACGAGCCTGATCTTCGCTATGGCTACGATCCCGCAACACACCTTCGGTTGGAACGACACCGACTTTCTGCTAGACGGCAAGCGCTTCCTGATCCGCTCGGGCGAGATGCATCACGAGCGCATCCCCGTGCCCTACTGGCGGCACCGGCTGAAGATGGCCAAGGCGATGGGCCTGAACACGGTCTGCGCGTACCTGTTTTGGAACCACATCGAGCCCGAACCGGGCAAGTGGAACTTCAAGGGCCCTTCGGACGTGGCGGCTTATTGCAGGATCGCACATGAAGAGGGCCTGAAGGTCATCCTTCGGCCCGGACCCTACTCCTGCGCCGAGTGGGAGTTTGGCGGTTTTCCCTATTGGCTGCTCAAACACGAGGGGATTCAGCTTCGCACGCGGGACCCCCAATATCTGGCAGCGGTAAAAAAGTACCTGGCAGCCGTCGGAAAAGAGCTAGCCCCCCTTCAGTGGACCCGTGGCGGACCCATCATCATGGTCCAGGTCGAAAACGAGTACGGCAGCTACGGCTCGGACAAGGAGTACATCGGGATCGTGGCACAGGACCTTCGCGACGCCGGCTTCGAGGTGCCGCTCTTTACCTGCGATGGCCCGAGCCAGCTCAAAAACGACACGCGCGATGACCTGTTCTGCGCGGTCAACTTCGGCGGCAATCCCGAGCCGCACTTCAAGGCGCTGCGCGAGATACGGCCCAAGGGTCCGCTCATCTGCGCCGAGTTCTATCCGGGATGGTTCGACTCTTGGGGCGGGAAGCATCACACCGGCTCGGTCGAGAGTGTCGTCAAAGACCTCAAATACATGCTGGACCACAACGCTTCGTTCAGCATCTACATGGCGCACGGTGGCACGTCGTTTGGGTTCAACAGCGGCGCGAACTGCCCGCCGTTCTCGCCTCAGAGCACGAGCTACGATTACGACGCGCCGATCAACGAGAACGGTCAGGCGACGCCCAAGTTCCACGCCCTACGAGAGCTTTTCGCCAAGTACCTGCTCCCTGGGGAGACCCTGCCGCCTGTACCGACAGGAATTGCTGTCGGCTCGCTCAAGCCGGTGCGTCTGACGGAGTTCGCTTCGCTTGCGGCGAACCTGCCGAAGCCCAAGCGCTCGCCCAGACCACTCACGTTCGAGGACGTGAACCAGGCTTACGGAGCTGTTCTCTACCGGACGTCGTTGCCGGCAGGGCCGGCTTGCCGGCTCAAAGTAGATGAGATCCATGACTACGCCGTGGTCTCCGTGGACGGCAAGAGAGTTGGAGTGATCGATCGGCGTCGCGGGAAGAACACGCTCGACCTTCCAGTTCGGAAGAAGCCAGCAACACTGGACCTTCTGATCGAGGCCATGGGCCGCGTGAACTACGGCGGCTTCATCCACGACAAGAAGGGACTGGTCGGCAGCGCCTCATTGGTGAATGCAGGGGAGAACACACCCCTGAAGGGCTGGCGAATGTTCAGGCTGCCCTTCGACGCGGAGCACCTCAAAACCCTCAAGTTCGGAAGATCGGTGGGAAGAGGGCCTGGCGTGTATCGAGGCCATCTGGAGATCTCCGAGCCCAAAGACACCTTTCTTGACGTCCGCAACTGGAACAAAGGCATGGTTTGGGTGAACGGCCACAATCTGGGCCGGTTCTGGAGCATCGGCCCGCAGCAGACGATGTACTTGCCCGGTTGCTGGCTCAAAAAGGGAAAGAACGAGGTGCTGGTGCTGGATTACGGCGACAAGGTCGCCAAACCCACGGTCCAGGGACTGACGAAACCGATCCTGGATGAGCCGCACCCCGAGGCGACCAACCTTCACCGCAAGCCGGGCCAGAACCTGGACCTCACGGGCTATCTGATGGCAGCAAGCGGCGCCTTCGAGCAGGGCGACAAGCCTCAAAGCTTCAGTTTCGCACCGATTCAGGCTCGCTTCGTGTGCTTGAAGTCCCTCGGATCGCAGGCTGGCGACCCGTATGCCAGTTGTGCGGAGCTCTATGTGCTCGGCGGGGACGGCAAGCCGCTCTCGCGGGCTGGCTGGAAGATCTCCTTTGCCGACAGCGAGGAATCGGAAGGCGAGGACGGCAGCGCGGACAACCTATTGGACGATAATCCAAAGACGATCTGGCACACGCAGTGGGTGAGCGGGAGTCCTGCCCATCCCCACGCGGTCGTGATTGACCTGGGCAAGGTCCAGACGCTCTCGGGATTCACCTATGTCCCGCGCCCAATGCAGTCGAACGGCCACCCGCCTGGGAGGATCAAAGGGTTCGAGTTCTACTGCAAAGAATAG